The DNA region TCAAATACCCTTTTATTTTGGGGAAAATTACGTTCTATATCTATTTTTTGAAATTATTTACACGCTTTAGCATATTTTAGGGGGGaaattacgctctatgtctaattttgaaaatatttacgccacgtagcccatactttgagtttgttacccgatttagctcatatttgtgtataaacaccttttatacactttatacaaggtATTGTGTTGTATTATATTATATAAACTGAAATATGGCTACTTGGCGTAGTATTTTATGTTGCATAATGTTCTCATTGCCTTTTCTCTTCTTTAGGGTTAGGTTTTTGAAAATTTTGGTAGGAATAATAGCACTTTTGGTCCCTAAATTATGGGTATATTACGATTTTGGTCCGTTTGACAAAGtgcatttaaccttcaattaatcaAAACGTGTGTAAACCTCCATGATTGCCCTTACTATTGCCAAGTTGTTGATAGCAAAAATTCAGAGTATGTATTGTCgttctctttatttttcttccTAAGGGTTAGGTTTTTGAAATTTTTTGTAGGGATAATAGCATATTTGGTCCCTAAATTATGGGTATATTATGATTTTGCTCCTTGTGATATCTACGAAGCACATTTAACCGTCAATTAATTGAAACGTGTGTTAAACCTCCATGATTGCCCTTACTGTTTGCCAAGTTGTTAATTCCGAGTATTATTCTCATTCCCGTTTATTTTGTGGAAATTACGCTCGATGtctattttttgaaaatatttacgctACGTAGCCCATACTTTGAGTTTGATACCTGATTTAggtcatatttgtgtataaacactttttatacactttatacaaggttgatacattatgtataatgttgCAATAATTTTCAAaagctgaattttttttttgaaaatttctcccttttttttggTTCTTTAGGGTTAGGTTTTTGAATTTTCTTGTAGGGATAATAGCTTTTATGGTCCCTAAATTATAGATTTATTCTGATTTTGGTCCTAGTGATGTCTAACGAAGCGCATTTAACCTTCGCTTAATGGAAACGTATGTTTTTAGTCCTTTTATGCAAGAACTATGTTGTATTTGAAAAACCTCCATGATTGCCCTTACTGTTTGCCAAGTTGTTCTCAAAGTCCcttttattttttgagaaaattactcTCTATGtctattttttgaaaatatttacgctACGTGGCCCATACTTTTGAGTTGGTTACCTGATTTAgctcatatttgtgtataaacaccttttatacactttagacaaggttgatacattatgtatgaGCCCTCCGGGTTATAATGTCGTAATAATTTTCAAAACTTGTATTTTTTTCATaatttcacctttttttttgttctttaggGTTAGGGTTTGAAAAAAATCGTAAGGATAATAGCATTGTTGGTCCCTAAATTAGGTGTTTTCTGATTTTGGTCCTTGTGATATCTGGCAAAGCATATTTAACCTTCAAATAATCGAAATGTGTGTTAAACCTCCATGATGACCAAACTGTTTGCCAAGTTGTTATACCAAAAATTTCGAGTATGTATTTTCATTTACTTTTTGCTTCTTTAGGGTTAGGTTTTTGAATTTTTTGTAGGGATAATAGCATTTATCCTTCAATTAATCCGaaagagtgtgtgtgtgtgttttttttttttttggttattgaTGGTTCGAATGGAATGAAATTGATATAGGCCACTCATGAAGCAGACGTCAACTTGTTAGGGGTTGAGAGGTAGTGGTAGTTGATGTAGTTGTGTGTGTTCACATAAATataggtgccgtttggccataaataccaaaaactttctcacttttgtttttggaatttttgaagttggagttgtgtttggccatagtttctgaaattgtagtttttggtgaaatgtagtgtaaaaaagtgaaaaaattttgaaaaacaagtttttcttgtttttgatattccggaatacaactccggaaaaaagtgaataatttttatggccaaacgcccacatAGTTCAAGCAGAAAGCATTCGAATGGAATGGAATCGATATAGCCGACTCATGTAACAGACCTCAGTTAGTTTGGGTTGAGGTTTAGTAGCAGTTGATGTAGTTGTGTGCACATAAACATAGTTCAAGCAGAAGCATTGGGAGCGGATGCACTTGTTGATATGCATCCACCCCTGAGGGATTCTTTCATTGTGAGTCAAGTTCGACCACGGTATTTTTTTATTAGAATATAATAAGGAAGTGGGGCTATTGGATTAAAAGTGGTTATTTCCTCTTGGCCACTAATAAAGTTCAGAATTTGTTTGCAGTTTGCCCCTTCATGATCACTTAAGAATTTTGGGTGATTGCCCATGTTTTTTCTTAGGGTGCAAGCATTGATATTGTCTCCTACGCGGGAGCTTGCAGCTCAGACAGAAAAAGTGATTTTGGCTATTGGAGATTACATTAACATACAGGCACATGCATGTATTGGAGGCAAAAGCGTGGGTGAAGATATCAGAAAACTAGAGCATGGAGTACAAGTAGTCTCTGGAACTCCTGGAAGAGTCTGTGACATGATTAAAAGGAGAACTTTACGAACTAGGGCCATCAAATTATTGGTTCTTGTAAGTTTATGGCTTTTTACCTTCATATTTAGCTTGTTTGCTGAATTTCTTTTTTCGGCTTATTACTTTTCCATTGACATATGTGAGGTCTTACACTACTTCTGATTTTTGTTAGGATGAATCTGATGAGATGTTGAGCCGTGGTTTTAAAGATCAGATATATGATGTTTACAGATATCTTCCACCAGAGCTTCAGGTGAGTTCACTGTTTTTATAAACTCATAAAAAGACTTCCATTCTTGCTTATTAGGTGATTATTTCTACAAAAAGTTATTGTTCAAGATGATCAAGTCGTATTACGAATCTTCACCTAGAACTGTCCGTACGCTGTTAAATTTTGTTATATGGCTACCCACCAGTGAATCTTATGCATTGTGCAGCTCCTTACTGATCCTTCATTGATCACTCTTTGTTGATAGTGTTTCCTGAATTGCAATTCTGTGTTGCATGCGGCCTACTGATGTCTACAGATTTTCTGTATATTCCTTACGTTTGATTTGCTTTTTCTGTTTTTAACTGTGTGATGTAGTAGTTTAGAAAATCAGGAATCCTGTTAGCTTTGCACGTCTTGTACTTTCTTTGAGGAAAAAGATGGGAATGAAAATTGTCTGGTTTTTGCTTTCTTGGTATAGAGCCCTCTTTTGCTGTTATGTATGATTCTTTGCTCTATAGAGGAAGAGAGATGGTCTGTGCCCTTCCCCCCCAACTACAAAATGGAACTGAAATTTTCATTAGATTCTTCCGCTGTGCTTTTAAGCATTAGAcgtgttctctctctctctctctctctctctctccccctctTCTGGATACTTATATAAACATTTGACATATATGTATTGACTCTTCAGGTTGTACTGATTTCTGCCACTCTTCCAAATGAAATTCTGGAGATAACAAGCAAATTTATGACAGATCCTGTTCGGATTCTTGTAAAACGTGATGAATTGACTCTAGAGGCAAGTGATGATTTGAGCCGTTCTTTTTCTCACAGTCGCCCCCACACAGGAAAAGCAGAGGAAGTGTCACGATGATACTGaagcaataatttcatttgaattTCTTTCCTCATGttggttctttttctttttgtattgTTGCAGGGTATCAAGCAGTTCTTTGTGGCAGTGGAGAGAGAGGAGTGGAAATTTGATACACTTTGTGATCTTTATGATACCCTCACCATCACCCAAGCTGTTATTTTCTGCAACACAAAAAGAAAGGTAACATTGTCACCTGGTTCTTTGGCTCCCAAGTGAATCGTAGTGGACTTCTTTTTTGATAATTCAAGTGAACTATAGTGGACTGTTGCCTTAAATGAGAGATGCTGGATTATTAGGAGTTTTTCTTTGATTGTTTTTGGGTTTTCTAGTTGTGAGTAATTGGACAGagtttgaaatcattatgttatATGTTAAAGAGTCCCTTTCGGTGAATGTAGTTGTCTGTAGTAATCGGTGAAGAAAGTTAAAAATATTTAGTCACCATACTTTAATGTATGAGGAAATGCGCTAATGAAATTGATCTGCGAAAACCGGGCTGTAATACACATTGCTTCTAATCCAGTGTTTCATGAAAGAACAAAGCATATAGAATCAGAGTGCTATGTCATTCGACAAAAGATTGAATTTGGGTATAAAGTCACTTTATCGCTCCAAAAACGAGTATATTTCCAACAAGTTAGGAGCATACAATATGTACACCCCacctttgggggggggggggtgtaagaATGGCAACCTTCGGAAAATGTGAATAGCACATCCTGATTAAAAAATAAGGATATTCTAATTATGGAAAGGTTTAGAATACATGTAAATGTGTTATTGGGAGTACGAATTACTTTTTTCCCATTTTTGAATTACTTGCAGATACCATTTAATTTCCAACATGTTTGAGGAGATAACCAAGCAATTTATTCCCaaatctcttctttcttttttttttcccttacaAATAGGGCATTTGCTTTTGTACCATGTCTTTCTAAAGGAAGTGTGATTAATATGACAGGTTGATTGGCTAACTAACAAGATGCGCGAGAATAATTTTACAGTCTCATCTATGCACGGAGATATGCCACAGAAGGAGAGAGATGCTATTATGGCTGAGTTCCGAGGTGGCACGACTCGTGTTCTAATCACAACAGATGTTTGGGCAAGGGGGCTGGATGTTCAACAGGCAAGCTCTATGTCCTTTACTGTTTCACAACCTGCACACCCTAGTTCAGTTCTCTAATTTGTGATTAGTTAATTGTATTGGCCGTAAGCAGCTATTACTAATTTCTGAATCTTTTTAAGTCTTAACAATCCAAGCTTACCTAAGCAGGAGGGGTAATTTGTTTTACCCGAGAGTTCTAATTGTCCTTGAAATATATGTAAAGATGAGGTTGTTTATGCTGGTAGATTTTGTTCAGAAAGTTAAGAGTGTTAGACTTAATTTATACTCGATATCCTGACCCACAGTGGCAAAGCACATTAGTATTCATTATTCAAGCAACTACATATTCATTAGTATTTTAGTATTCATCTTTACATAGAGTAAGTCACAACATATTCTATATTTGAAGGTTAAAAAAGCTATTTCTATCAAGGATAAGAATGCATTCCGGTATAATCAAGCAGCTATTTACTTGTATGCAAATACATTATCTGATATTTGATAACCTTGTGTACAGTCAAGAAGCTATTTTCCTACAGCAAATGCATTTCGGTATACCTGATTATTCCTATCAAGGATAAGAATGCAGTGAATATGATTTACAAATACAACAATGGGTAGAATGTTGACTTACTTTATACTCGATATCCTGACCTACAGTGGCAAAGCACATTGCCGTCTGAGTATTCGTATTTCTTTTGTCTCTTTGGCTGCCCCATCTAGGAGAATGTTTCTGCTGAACTATCTTTGGTTTTCAAAAAGATGTTGTATTATCTACAGTGACAAAGCACATTGCCGTCTTACATTTTGCTGACCGTATCAATTTCAGGTGTCTCTGGTGATCAATTATGACCTTCCAAACAATAGAGAGCTGTACATTCATCGCATTGGTCGCTCTGGTCGTTTTGGTCGAAAggtatttttttttgtctttcctgGCAAATCAATCCTTTAATTGTTATAACCTTTCACTTTGTCGTCTTCTGTTTTTATTGCTCACTATGACAATTGTGCCCATGTGGAGCAGCAACTTTAGCTCATCATATTATTACAAAAGCTTTAACGATGTTGTCTAGTATAATGTACAGTGTTTAGCAGATGAATATAATTACCCAACTCAAAATTACAGCTAAACAATGGCGTCGCTATAGAGCCTTATGTTTTACAGGCAAAGACCTAATTGTGGGTGGTATGACAGAGGCCTCATATTCCAAGCAATCTCTTGCAATTCCATTTGCTGAAGGAACTCTAATCTAATAACTTTGACAGAGCACTATGCAAACTGCTTTGTTTACTCTCTCAATTATTGACTccttaataaaaaagaaaatctCAATTATTGACAATTGGCTCACTAGACTTACTCTACTTGCTTTAAATATCCTCCTGATTATTGTTCATTATGACGTATAAAACAAATCTGCTAGCAGATCTTACGGAATCATTTATTTGCTTGGGAACCTTCCAGATATTTCAACCTTTCTTACAAATTGCTATGAAAAGAACTTCTTCCATTACTCTCTCATTCATGTGattaactgtttttacattgtGGGGTGCAGGGTGTTGCTATAAATTTTGTgaagagtgatgacattaaaATTCTGAGAGACATAGAGCAATACTACAGTACCCAGATTGATGAAATGCCCATGAACGTGGCCGATTTGATATAAAAGACTGGAGGATTCAGAACATGCTTCTGTGTGGTTGCATTGGTTTGCCTTCTGAGTGGTTTGTATTTACCCAAGGATTCAAGTTTGTGATGGCGAGAAATTGGATGTTCTATTTATTGGTACTATGTGACATGTTGGCTTTCTTGTGCTGCATTTTGTTGCAAAGTGTATTATGGATGATCTCTTTTAGCGTAGGCTTGATCAAGTTTGTTACGAGTTTTGCTGAATTGGACATGGGTTGTGttttaattttgttttctttAAGATGTACAATCGGTGTCTgaattttttcttgaaagttgGGTGACAATGTGCATATTTTTCCGTTCTATTTCGACCTCTATGGGATGAAGAGAAGTTGTAACATTTTATCTTGTTCGATCAGGTTAATCTCGTAGTCCCAGTCTGCAGACAGACCTGAGTTGGCACTAAGGGTTCAAATCTATCCCctcccaccaaaaaaaaaaaaaaaaaaaggggggggggggggggggggggggggaattcctGGAGCAGCTGAGCCGGGTTGCATGCCTCTTATTAAAATCAGTTTCTCATGCTCGTATTCACATTAAACCATATTATTTATTTTAGTCAAGTGGTCGATTGACGTAGAAATGCATCCAAGAAACTTGGTGCAAAGAACAGGTAGACTGACCTAGTGGAAAAATTAGAAACAGAAAGACTGACCTagtggaaaaattagaaatagaaagaaaaaagagaactgGATCTGAAAATGCAACTGAATTATAATTTATATGGTCTCAATTGACAGATTGAGCAAGTTTCTTGTTCGCTTACCATCAAATAAGTATATTGAACAATCATGGTTAAGTGATAGAGGTGTATAACAGATGTTCTATTCCAAGTTTTATTGTACTCACTGTATTTGTGCAACTCTTTAAAAAGGGATCTAGAAACATAAAAGCGTTTTTGATAATTTATCAGCTTCAAGAAGAAACAAAAAATGGATGTAATTCTAACCACTTATAGATGATTCAGTATTTGTTAAGAAATGCACAATGTACAAATAAAGCTACTTGAATTAGTCCATAGCTCAGAAAGAAAAATCAAAGTGGCTCACAAGCTCGATATTCGCATCTCACTTTGTAGACACTGGGAAGATATAATTACACTGAAAAGAGGATTGAGGGCTTAAAAACACCCGAAGCACAACAAATAATGCAAACTAAGAAAAAAGACTAATTACAGACATGAAACCAAGAAAATATACAGATAATTAACAGGGAAATAGCCATCTGATAATTTACAAAACTGTGTTTATGTGGAGTGCTTTAAGCAAAGAAGTTGCCATCTGTTTGACCAAAACTTGGCCACCCGAACACTGTCCATATCTGCGCTCTTCAATCAAATTCTGAAGCTTTTGAGGTAGATCATTCGCCACAATAAGTTGTTTTGAACGCGGATGGTGTTATACACAGCCTGGTATAAAATATTTTGATTAATTCATCAGCAATATGCTTTAACAAAAACTAGTTACCATTCATGTTGCCAGGTGCTGCTGATAAACACACAActtttgaaacttaaatcttgaAAGGACAATCTCATGTCGTTAGAAGAGGTTGCCCAGTCACAGAAGGGATAGGGCAGAGAGTTTATAGGTAGAAGGCGTTCATCAAGTATATCATATGTCACTTGTTGCTATTGCAACACGGTCCCCTCTATAAAATAGAACTGATTGCGAGAGGAAGAATTAGTAACCAGAAAGTTACCAATGGGGAAAACAGTGAAGACCATTTAATCAACTGAGACGCTCTAGAAAGTCGCAAACACCATAATAGAACCACTCAAAAGCAATAATTTCTCACCTATATCAACTTGAGCAAATTCAGTCGAGCTATAGCATCTCGATGGTCAAGTCTAGAGACAAGCAATGGT from Lycium barbarum isolate Lr01 chromosome 10, ASM1917538v2, whole genome shotgun sequence includes:
- the LOC132613923 gene encoding eukaryotic initiation factor 4A-3 → MEAMATGSVIPANRRRPPMEEERLVFETSKGVEPITSFAEMGIKDDLLRGIYQYGFEKPSAIQQRAVLPIISGRDVIAQAQSGTGKTSMIALTVCQVVDTKNSEVQALILSPTRELAAQTEKVILAIGDYINIQAHACIGGKSVGEDIRKLEHGVQVVSGTPGRVCDMIKRRTLRTRAIKLLVLDESDEMLSRGFKDQIYDVYRYLPPELQVVLISATLPNEILEITSKFMTDPVRILVKRDELTLEGIKQFFVAVEREEWKFDTLCDLYDTLTITQAVIFCNTKRKVDWLTNKMRENNFTVSSMHGDMPQKERDAIMAEFRGGTTRVLITTDVWARGLDVQQVSLVINYDLPNNRELYIHRIGRSGRFGRKGVAINFVKSDDIKILRDIEQYYSTQIDEMPMNVADLI